A single region of the Malaclemys terrapin pileata isolate rMalTer1 chromosome 2, rMalTer1.hap1, whole genome shotgun sequence genome encodes:
- the LOC128831175 gene encoding recQ-mediated genome instability protein 2-like translates to MVGEPRSPPVKVLAAQLKLCRRAAGGPWLLGLEEAGQGLLAVPVVGMQGIMLVVEAGGARGSSARLQDESGPFMVLGEERVPKGKYVMVMGMVHSRSPEPVLQAVKMTDFSDNPIHRSM, encoded by the coding sequence ATGGTAGGGGAGCCGCGCAGCCCGCCGGTGAAGGTGCTGGCCGCCCAGCTGAAGCTGTGCCGGCGGGCCGCGGGTGgaccctggctgctgggactggaggaggcCGGGCAGGGCCTTCTGGCGGTGCCGGTGGTGGGGATGCAGGGCATAATGCTGGTGGTGGAAGCCGGGGGCGCCCGGGGCAGCTCAGCCCGGCTGCAGGATGAGAGTGGCCCCTTcatggtgctgggggaggagcggGTCCCCAAAGGAAAATATGTAATGGTGATGGGCATGGTACACTCCCGCAGTCCAGAGCCTGTTCTTCAAGCTGTGAAGATGACAGATTTTTCTGATAATCCTATACACAGGAGCATGTAG